The stretch of DNA AAGGTTCTTACCTCTTTGCTGAGAATTCCCCCACAAATCTTGCGTGAGGGAGGAAATAGAAACCGGCTTCGGTAAAACTTAGACCTTATTACAAAACATAGTTCCTGGCTAGCAAATAGACCTCACGGCTGTCCGGCCTGGAGGCTTTGGGTTTGCGGGTCACCACGGTTGCAAAGGTCTGACGAAGCGCCCGGATATAATCGTCGAAGCCCGCGCCTTGGAAGACTTTCACCAAAAACGCGCCCTGTTCTCCAAGCACGTTCCGCGCCAAATCCAAGGCCAGCCCGGCGAGGTCCATAGCGCGGGCCTGATCCGAACACTTCACCCCGGAAAGATTGGGGGCCATGTCGGATATGACAAGGTCCACCGACCGGGACGACAGCCGGCGCATCAGGCTCTCAAGCACGGCCTCTTCGCGAAAGTCCCCCTGAATGAAAGTCACGCCCGGCAAGGGATCCATGGGCAATACATCCAGGGCGATAACCCGGCCGGCGGGCCCCACCCGCCCGGCGGCGACTTGGGACCAGCCGCCCGGCGCCGCGCCCAGGTCCACCACAGTCATGCCGCGTTTGAACAAACGAGCGTGCTGGTCGATCTCCAAAAGCTTATAAACAGCGCGGGAACGGTAACCGGATCTGTGTGCGTCCTTGACGTAGGCGTCGGAAAAATGGCGCCTGAGCCAGCGTTTGCTGCTTTTAGCTCTGGCCATGACTGATACGGCGAACGCGCCACACTATCCACAAACCGGCGCCGCCGCCATACGCGGCAATGACGATCAACTGGGCAAGCCGGTTTTCGACAAAGGTACCGATCACCAGGAGCAGCACCGCCGCCGCCACGCAAGCCACCGCCAGTTCCAGCTTCACAGCATTGAAGGGGCTTCCCGCCACGGCGAAGCCGCGCCCGGGTGCTATACTTTTGCGTTTTTCGGAATCGGACATGAGATGTTGACTGAGAAGCAAAAACGCCATTTACGTGGCCTGGGCCATGGTTTGAAACCCGTGGTGCTGGTTGGGAATGCCGGCTTC from Gammaproteobacteria bacterium encodes:
- the rlmE gene encoding 23S rRNA (uridine(2552)-2'-O)-methyltransferase RlmE yields the protein MARAKSSKRWLRRHFSDAYVKDAHRSGYRSRAVYKLLEIDQHARLFKRGMTVVDLGAAPGGWSQVAAGRVGPAGRVIALDVLPMDPLPGVTFIQGDFREEAVLESLMRRLSSRSVDLVISDMAPNLSGVKCSDQARAMDLAGLALDLARNVLGEQGAFLVKVFQGAGFDDYIRALRQTFATVVTRKPKASRPDSREVYLLARNYVL